A DNA window from Amycolatopsis sp. DSM 110486 contains the following coding sequences:
- a CDS encoding nitrate- and nitrite sensing domain-containing protein, translated as MEYLRRRVVLIAFVPGAALVLVALVIGIFLVQQANRVRGLADETARASNDVTRTVVGLQERRGNALLAGDRLAEYVSYTQRIDDALAGLRELTRAAPDAETAYQQNTAVDLLVATEGLYRADSLALAGLDGTTRRLFTDAVGGYRTTLASAAGRLTQSGRERYEALVRGEDWSTLTAVENAFADAAPLPVAMPTWRAATAVAGRGLGELFAQQNNFAVQMTVYHAHRTLGGALAGGAAIVVFAGVVMAVAIRLADWLTDPRRLALGRAAVARKAAELRQAEVELGIGQETESRQRSELRRSTVAQQSLEPERSAELRQRSAPRHRAAAARSGAASR; from the coding sequence GTGGAGTACCTGCGCAGGCGCGTGGTCCTGATCGCGTTCGTGCCCGGTGCGGCGCTGGTGCTGGTGGCGTTGGTGATTGGGATTTTCCTGGTGCAGCAGGCGAATCGCGTGCGCGGGCTGGCGGATGAGACGGCGCGGGCGTCGAACGACGTGACGCGAACCGTGGTGGGGTTGCAGGAGCGGCGGGGCAACGCGCTGCTCGCGGGCGACCGGCTGGCTGAGTACGTCAGCTATACGCAGCGTATCGACGACGCCCTCGCCGGCCTGCGAGAGCTCACCCGTGCGGCGCCGGATGCGGAGACGGCGTACCAGCAGAACACGGCCGTGGATCTGCTGGTGGCGACCGAAGGTTTGTACCGAGCGGATTCTCTCGCGCTGGCGGGGCTCGATGGGACCACGCGGCGGCTCTTCACGGACGCGGTGGGCGGGTACCGGACGACGCTCGCGAGCGCGGCGGGCAGGCTCACGCAGAGTGGTCGGGAGCGGTACGAAGCGCTCGTTCGCGGAGAGGACTGGAGCACGCTGACGGCGGTCGAGAACGCCTTCGCCGACGCGGCGCCGCTGCCGGTCGCGATGCCGACGTGGCGCGCGGCGACGGCGGTTGCGGGACGTGGGTTGGGGGAGCTCTTCGCGCAGCAGAACAACTTCGCGGTGCAGATGACGGTTTATCACGCTCACCGGACTCTGGGCGGGGCGCTCGCCGGCGGGGCGGCGATCGTGGTGTTCGCCGGCGTGGTGATGGCGGTGGCGATTCGGCTCGCCGACTGGCTCACGGACCCGCGGCGGCTCGCACTGGGGCGGGCAGCAGTGGCGCGGAAAGCCGCGGAGCTGCGGCAGGCCGAGGTGGAGCTTGGGATCGGGCAGGAGACGGAGTCGCGGCAACGCTCGGAACTGCGGCGGAGCACGGTGGCGCAGCAATCCCTGGAGCCCGAGCGAAGCGCGGAGCTGCGGCAACGCTCAGCGCCGCGGCACAGGGCCGCGGCAGCACGAAGCGGCGCGGCGTCCCGCTGA
- the coaA gene encoding type I pantothenate kinase, which translates to MPRVRELSPYVELHREQWRELRSSTPLPLTADELVRLRGLGEQIDLAEVADVYLPLSRLINLQVKARQQLYEATTTFLGEECVSTKVPYVIGVAGSVAVGKSTTARILRTLLARWPDHPRVDLVTTDGFLYSRDELTRRGIMHRKGFPESYDRRALLRFVTEVKSGAERVSAPVYSHLAYDILPGEEQVVERPDILIIEGLNVLQPGPRLTVSDLFDFSIYVDAHTDDIERWYVERFLKLRHTAFSDPASHFHHFAGLDDDEAREEARHLWRTINEPNLMENIKPTRPRATLVLRKDADHSINRVRLRKL; encoded by the coding sequence ATGCCACGGGTCCGTGAACTCAGTCCCTACGTCGAGCTTCACCGGGAACAGTGGCGGGAGCTGCGCAGCTCGACCCCACTGCCCCTGACCGCCGATGAGCTGGTTCGGCTGCGGGGTCTCGGCGAGCAGATCGACCTGGCCGAGGTGGCCGACGTCTACCTGCCGCTGTCGAGACTGATCAACCTGCAGGTCAAAGCCCGGCAACAGCTGTACGAAGCCACCACCACGTTCCTCGGCGAAGAGTGCGTCAGCACGAAGGTGCCGTACGTGATCGGCGTCGCCGGCAGCGTCGCGGTCGGCAAGTCGACCACGGCCCGCATCCTGCGCACGCTGCTCGCCCGCTGGCCGGACCACCCGCGCGTGGACCTCGTGACCACCGACGGGTTCCTGTACTCGCGCGACGAGCTGACCCGCCGCGGCATCATGCACCGCAAGGGCTTCCCGGAAAGCTACGACCGGCGCGCCCTGCTGCGCTTCGTCACCGAGGTGAAATCCGGCGCCGAGCGCGTGTCGGCGCCCGTGTACTCGCACCTCGCGTACGACATCCTGCCCGGCGAGGAACAGGTTGTGGAGCGCCCGGACATCCTCATCATCGAGGGGCTGAACGTCCTGCAGCCCGGCCCGCGCCTGACCGTCTCGGACCTGTTCGACTTCTCCATCTACGTCGACGCGCACACCGACGACATCGAACGCTGGTACGTCGAGCGCTTCCTCAAGCTCCGCCACACCGCGTTCTCCGACCCGGCTTCGCACTTCCACCACTTCGCCGGCCTGGACGACGACGAGGCCCGTGAGGAAGCCCGCCACCTGTGGCGCACGATCAACGAACCGAACCTCATGGAGAACATCAAACCGACCCGCCCTCGGGCCACGCTGGTGCTCCGCAAGGACGCCGACCACTCCATCAACCGCGTGCGCCTGCGCAAGCTCTGA
- a CDS encoding macro domain-containing protein produces MTAESGTHTGREDIGPPVSSRTPELVLCAVDEPLAAAWTHALGRLETEAATVRVHRGSVLDVVAQAVVSPANSYGWMRGGIDAVYALAFPGVEQSVRSAVLASYGGELPIGEAVIVPTGEAEPAWLISAPTMRAPGERLPADTVHPYLAARAVFLQWQHGKLEEGPVREAVDTIAMPGLGTGVGGVDPATCARQVAAAWVEVFGRRRNPR; encoded by the coding sequence GTGACCGCCGAATCGGGCACACACACCGGGCGCGAGGACATCGGCCCGCCGGTTTCGTCCCGGACGCCGGAACTCGTGTTGTGCGCCGTCGATGAACCGCTCGCCGCCGCGTGGACCCACGCCCTCGGCCGCCTCGAAACCGAGGCCGCCACGGTCCGGGTGCACCGTGGGTCGGTGCTGGACGTCGTCGCCCAGGCCGTGGTGAGCCCCGCCAACTCCTACGGCTGGATGCGCGGCGGGATCGACGCCGTCTACGCCCTGGCGTTCCCGGGTGTCGAGCAGAGCGTGCGCAGCGCGGTCTTGGCTTCGTACGGCGGAGAACTGCCCATCGGCGAGGCCGTGATCGTGCCCACGGGCGAGGCCGAACCGGCGTGGCTGATCAGCGCGCCGACCATGCGCGCGCCCGGCGAACGGCTACCCGCGGACACCGTGCACCCGTACCTCGCGGCGCGCGCGGTGTTCCTGCAGTGGCAGCACGGGAAGCTCGAGGAAGGGCCGGTGCGCGAGGCCGTGGACACCATCGCGATGCCCGGCTTGGGCACCGGCGTCGGCGGCGTCGACCCGGCCACGTGCGCGCGCCAGGTGGCCGCGGCGTGGGTGGAAGTCTTCGGCCGCCGTCGTAACCCTCGGTGA
- the pheA gene encoding prephenate dehydratase: MLRIAYFGPQGTFTEQAARALAPGEDLTPYETVRLALTAVREGAADAACVPIENSVEGVVPTTLDGLSDGDPLVAVAETILPIHFSVLTRPGGGEIRTVASHPHALAQVREWLEANLPGATVVASSSTASAAVGVVEGTYDAAVSAPVAIEHYALEELATGVADVHDAQTRFLLVRRPGELPEPTGADRTSIVAAAVNRTGTLAELLAELASRGINLTRLDARPTRNNFGEYRFFIDFEGHVAEPRIVDAMAALRRRCHLRFLGSHPRADDVAATVEAGAGNQDFVDAQAWVDAVLKGEGA, from the coding sequence GTGTTGCGGATCGCGTATTTCGGCCCTCAGGGCACGTTCACCGAACAGGCCGCCCGTGCGCTCGCGCCGGGCGAGGACCTGACTCCCTACGAGACCGTCCGGCTGGCGCTCACGGCCGTCCGCGAAGGCGCTGCCGACGCTGCGTGCGTACCGATCGAGAACTCCGTCGAGGGTGTCGTGCCGACGACGCTCGACGGCCTCAGCGACGGAGACCCCCTGGTCGCCGTCGCGGAGACCATCCTGCCCATCCACTTCAGCGTGCTGACGCGTCCGGGTGGCGGCGAGATCCGCACTGTTGCGAGCCACCCGCACGCCCTCGCACAGGTGCGGGAGTGGCTCGAGGCGAACCTGCCCGGCGCGACCGTGGTGGCCTCCTCGTCCACGGCGTCGGCCGCCGTCGGCGTGGTCGAGGGCACCTACGACGCGGCCGTGTCCGCGCCGGTCGCCATCGAGCACTACGCGCTGGAGGAGCTGGCCACGGGCGTCGCCGACGTCCACGACGCGCAGACGCGCTTCCTGCTGGTCCGCCGCCCCGGCGAGCTGCCCGAGCCGACAGGCGCCGACCGCACGTCGATCGTCGCGGCGGCCGTGAACCGCACCGGCACGCTGGCCGAGCTGCTCGCCGAGCTCGCGAGCCGCGGCATCAACCTCACGCGCCTCGACGCGCGCCCGACCCGCAACAACTTCGGCGAGTACCGCTTTTTCATCGACTTCGAGGGGCACGTGGCCGAGCCGCGGATCGTCGACGCGATGGCCGCGCTGCGCCGCCGCTGCCACCTGCGCTTCCTCGGCTCGCACCCGCGGGCCGACGATGTCGCCGCCACCGTCGAGGCCGGCGCAGGCAACCAGGACTTCGTCGACGCCCAGGCCTGGGTCGACGCCGTGTTGAAGGGAGAAGGCGCGTGA
- a CDS encoding histidine phosphatase family protein, with protein sequence MRLFLVRHGQTDGNVRGALDTALPGPPLTELGQEQAKALAGRLAAEPIVAVYASQATRAQQTAAPLAEVLGLEVQVIEGVKEVDAGDLEGATDAESIRTYLETAKRWTEGDLDVAIPGGESGAQVRARMVGAADDLRAKHEQTDPDGIVVLVSHGGAIRLGAEFLAANVPGDLASSALIPNTGVVELESQPDGWRCLTWVDTPL encoded by the coding sequence GTGAGACTGTTCCTCGTCCGCCACGGCCAGACCGACGGCAATGTGCGGGGCGCGCTCGACACAGCGCTGCCCGGTCCGCCGCTCACCGAGCTGGGGCAGGAGCAGGCGAAGGCGCTCGCGGGCCGGCTCGCCGCGGAGCCGATCGTGGCCGTGTACGCGTCGCAGGCAACGCGCGCGCAGCAGACGGCCGCGCCGCTGGCCGAGGTGCTCGGCCTCGAGGTGCAGGTGATCGAGGGCGTGAAGGAGGTCGACGCGGGCGACCTCGAGGGCGCCACCGACGCCGAGTCGATCCGGACCTACCTCGAGACGGCCAAACGCTGGACCGAAGGCGACCTGGACGTCGCCATCCCTGGCGGCGAGTCGGGCGCCCAGGTGCGGGCCCGCATGGTCGGCGCCGCTGACGACCTGCGGGCGAAGCACGAGCAGACCGACCCGGACGGCATCGTCGTGCTGGTCAGCCACGGCGGCGCGATCCGGCTCGGTGCGGAGTTCCTGGCCGCCAACGTGCCCGGCGACCTGGCAAGCAGTGCGCTCATCCCGAACACGGGCGTCGTGGAGCTGGAGTCTCAGCCCGACGGCTGGCGATGCCTTACCTGGGTCGACACGCCGTTGTAG